A single Drosophila ananassae strain 14024-0371.13 chromosome 3L, ASM1763931v2, whole genome shotgun sequence DNA region contains:
- the LOC6495069 gene encoding uncharacterized protein LOC6495069 isoform X2 — protein MGGLKRKLVDQSLNLLDSLNTALRCDAIQFLLQTLKCKYPDACDQVVRNLFSHITNSNGDGARLGGGMEQQELARTKQLQLLLTAKKEKKEEGEAEIKREKTEDEAGSTDLNQNFEKILCKEEFLCLEEEEEDFLNDVDTQNSSSLQFHTDGNNVDGMSMGPGDPLDLIPTGGSSLLVKRKYTATFEDEEQLGAEEEASNTSSSSIDGKLVKRKRTNNMHLTIASVRRKEERSTLGDGYVFHEDSQYTMHYHHSTGEFSERAFKAQFRALLRLALSQHHKPFLRQFYENFVVTGRLLGTTPSARVLKELREQRLEEWRRQRERRQLISLMKQSELEQQRLEEITLHQQEEQEQQQEEIQRLEQQKQQEDIQQDHQLPAISFGDSELESETESQLSSAAQEIMKFEEFIDEGVGAGRLIDGLEMEPEIDDMLGGAGSALGSVNSASGHSSNSSSSGSGSGNGVGGGVVLENNSHHSNHLSASSSANLVINGLTSSNSIRINNNNGNAHCPQLSSVAQSPDPTAVSMKPSHHLPMTMPLESRDRKEGQVMPGSISGLSNEMHLHQQPNRYNSSNNPLSMMGGMMQQQHVTMQHQQHQPHPQQPMMQGPFAQHGNSMMGNRQMPALAALSNLGDSVAVGGQLNSSLELDDNDMSPDEDDDELDHDLDELDAAKQQLIDGGSSSSTSLQAPPSQLGSVGSGGHTPGSKKDKPSYNCLLCPKSYRKRKSLLDHYKMHPGYCHDCGQPNGNTLEEIIHHNRTMHVKEFPFVCETCGESYSRKQQFHAHVESHNKKEIKTFPCGECGQKFPQKKLQQHFEETGHKADGAICEVCGEEFQSKNALYQHIIRVHKRDNFFECHICHNRFTLKANLERHVQLHTEIKRPYVCDLCGSSYFTYPALKEHYSNAHVDVSECKCTLCGKRFGSAKSLQRHLPSHSEERPHCCNYCDQTFKWKTHLVRHKQTMHGNEPAPPKKGKQRFPKANEEEMASLQDMPGPPPVKASKKSVANKTKAQAAAVAAATSLQQQQQLKGAAATPTPPPPVSTTPGCLQQDQFNAAMVSSNSSQSSTASTSQHSVSTSESQQNSMYSQSFNAEKLQAGPQQQQQPNPLHQQHPTPPPPQQQQQQQQQQQPRVGAGELHLQRMNSFTQEGQFHFEAGPAGGYQQHQLLSQYQQQPPQQQQQQQHHLAQQQHMRSHTPQSPHPPRQQPPQQQQQHPQQHQQQQQQQQQQQQQPQQHHHGRHNNINHGNYGNANFNMNENMAYNAWGNMNFNNPANNQQVEIKDNKFFIVDSSEFLGLPMSVPPAQQQQQQVVNKPQQQQQPQQQQQEQALGGDLMSFQHMWPAAGFSQSPQQQQQQQPQQQQQASQQQQQQQQQQPQQGQANPSDPHNYNNIGSILTNLIDTNPAPMEYNFDLMQQQQQPAPQQQQQQQQQQAVQQQHHNAGGYANSLMRSGGGVYGGGYDQHLSEQLVSEQQKQNSFQAYHAHSLQAQQQQPMHPHPHPHLLPPPTPHGSVYDRTGVGVGVGVGVGVGYSMLGDESKGVLPPMMGMMQQMPTHGQQPDLIYYPVKND, from the exons ATGGGCGGCTTGAAGCGGAAGTTG GTGGATCAGTCACTAAATCTACTGGACAGCCTCAACACGGCATTGCGGTGCGATGCTATTCAGTTCTTGCTGCAGACGCTTAAGTGCAAGTACCCGGATGCCTGCGACCAAGTCGTCAGGAATCTGTTCAGCCACATAACCAACAGCAATGGCGATGGAGCCAGATTGGGTGGTGGGATGGAACAGCAGGAGCTGGCGAGGACCAAGCAACTCCAGCTCTTGCTGACCGCCAAAAAGGAGAAGAAGGAGGAGGGCGAGGCGGAAATAAAGCGCGAGAAGACCGAGGATGAGGCTGGATCGACTGATCTGAACCAGAACTTTGAAAAGATTCTCTGCAAGGAGGAGTTCCTGTGcctcgaggaggaggaggaggacttCCTCAATGATGTAGATACCCAGAACTCGTCTTCCCTGCAGTTCCATACCGATGGCAACAATGTCGATGGCATGTCCATGGGTCCCGGTGATCCACTGGACCTGATCCCGACCGGCGGCTCGTCGCTGCTGGTTAAGCGAAAGTATACGGCCACCTTTGAGGATGAGGAGCAATTGGGCGCGGAGGAGGAGGcgagcaacaccagcagcagcagcatcgatGGAAAGCTCGTGAAACGGAAGCGCACCAACAACATGCACCTCACCATCGCCAGTGTGCGGCGGAAAGAGGAGCGCTCCACGCTGGGCGATGGGTATGTCTTCCACGAGGACAGCCAGTACACCATGCACTACCATCACAGCACTGGCGAGTTTAGCGAGCGGGCCTTCAAGGCCCAGTTCCGGGCTCTGCTCCGGCTGGCGCTCAGCCAGCACCATAAGCCCTTCCTCAGGCAGTTCTACGAGAATTTTGTGGTTACCGGTCGGCTGCTGGGCACCACGCCGTCGGCCAGGGTGCTGAAGGAGTTGCGGGAGCAGCGGCTGGAGGAGTGGCGTCGGCAAAGGGAGAGACGCCAGCTGATCAGCCTGATGAAGCAGAGCGAGCTGGAGCAGCAGAGGCTGGAGGAAATAACGCTGCATcagcaggaggagcaggagcagcagcaggaagAGATTCagcggctggagcagcagaagcagcaggagGATATTCAGCAGGACCATCAGCTGCCGGCCATCTCCTTTGGCGACTCAGAGCTGGAATCGGAGACGGAGTCCCAGCTCTCGTCCGCCGCCCAAGAGATTATGAAGTTTGAGGAGTTCATTGACGAGGGCGTAGGCGCAGGACGTCTGATCGATGGTCTGGAGATGGAGCCCGAAATAGATGACATGCTGGGTGGCGCTGGCAGTGCCCTGGGCAGTGTGAACAGTGCTAGCGGCCATAGCAGCAATAGTAGCAGCAGCGGGAGTGGGAGCGGCAACGGAGTCGGCGGCGGGGTGGTCCTGGAGAACAATAGTCATCATTCGAATCACCT AAGCGCCAGCAGCAGCGCGAACCTTGTGATCAACGGCCTTACGTCAAGCAATAGCATCAGAATCAACAACAATAATGGCAATGCCCATTGTCCGCAACTGTCGTCGGTGGCGCAGTCGCCGGATCCAACAGCGGTGTCCATGAAGCCGTCGCACCACTTGCCAATGACCATGCCCCTGGAGAGCAGGGATCGAAAGGAAGGCCAGGTGATGCCGGGCAGCATTTCCGGCCTCTCCAATGAGATGCATCTGCACCAGCAGCCGAATCGCTACAACTCGAGCAATAATCCGCTCTCCATGATGGGTGGAAtgatgcagcagcagcacgtGACCAtgcagcaccagcaacatcagccacATCCCCAACAACCGATGATGCAGGGTCCGTTTGCTCAGCATGGTAACTCCATGATGGGCAACCGGCAAATGCCGGCACTGGCCGCCTTATCGAATCTGGGGGACAGTGTCGCTGTCGGTGGGCAGTTGAACTCCTCCCTGGAGTTGGACGACAATGACATGTCGCCGGACGAGGACGACGATGAACTCGACCACGACCTGGATGAACTGGACGCGGCCAAGCAGCAACTGATCGATGGCGGCAGCAGTAGTAGTACCTCATTGCAGGCGCCGCCCTCCCAGCTCGGCAGTGTGGGCAGTGGCGGCCATACGCCCGGGAGTAAAAAGGACAAGCCCAGCTACAATTGCCTGTTGTGCCCGAAGTCTTACCGGAAGCGCAAATCGTTGCTCGACCACTACAAGATGCATCCTGGCTACTGCCACGATTGCGGTCAACCCAATGGGAACACTCTGGAG GAAATCATCCATCACAACAGGACGATGCACGTGAAGGAGTTTCCGTTCGTGTGCGAGACCTGCGGGGAGTCGTACTCTCGCAAACAGCAGTTCCACGCCCATGTCGAGTCGCACAACAAGAAGGAAATCAAAA caTTTCCGTGCGGCGAGTGCGGGCAAAAGTTCCCACAGAAGaagctgcaacagcacttcGAAGAGACGGGCCATAAGGCCGACGGGGCCATTTGTGAGGTGTGCGGCGAGGAGTTTCAATCAAAGAACGCCCTCTACCAGCACATTATCCGTGTACATAAGCGGGACAATTTCTTCGAGTGCCACATTTGCCATAACCGTTTCACTCTAAAGGCCAATCTGGAGCGGCACGTCCAGCTGCATACCGAGATCAAGCGACCCTATGTGTGCGACCTGTGCGGCTCATCCTACTTTACATACCCTGCGCTCAAGGAGCACTACAGCAACGCCCATGTCGACGTCTCCGAATGCAAATGTACGCTGTGCGGCAAGCGCTTCGGCTCGGCCAAGTCGCTCCAGAGACACCTCCCATCACATTCGGAGGAGCGCCCGCACTGTTGCAACTACTGCGATCAA ACCTTCAAGTGGAAGACCCACCTGGTGCGACACAAACAGACGATGCATGGAAACGAGCCGGCGCCGCCTAAAAAGGGAAAGCAGCGCTTCCCGAAGGCTAATGAAGAAG AAATGGCTTCCCTACAAGACATGCCCGGTCCGCCGCCCGTGAAGGCCAGCAAAAAGTCGGTGGCCAATAAGACCAAGGCGCAAGCAGCAGCGGTCGCCGCCGCCACTTccctgcagcagcagcagcaactgaaAGGCGCAGCAGCCACGCCAACACCGCCGCCGCCTGTCTCCACGACTCCGGGATGCCTGCAACAGGATCAGTTTAATGCCGCCATGGTTAGCAGCAACAGTTCGCAGTCCTCCACGGCGTCCACGTCACAGCACTCAGTGTCAACGAGTGAATCTCAGCAGAATTCCATGTACAGTCAGAGCTTTAATGCGGAGAAGCTGCAGGCTGGgccacagcaacaacagcaacccAATCCGCTGCACCAGCAACATCCGACGCCGCCGCCaccccaacaacaacaacaacaacagcagcagcaacaaccgaGGGTTGGCGCCGGGGAATTGCATTTGCAACGGATGAATAGCTTTACTCAGGAAGGGCAGTTCCACTTCGAGGCTGGCCCTGCTGGTGGCTATCAGCAACATCAGCTATTGAGCCAGTATCAGCAACAACCGcctcagcaacagcagcagcagcaacatcacctGGCTCAACAGCAACACATGAGGAGTCACACTCCCCAGAGCCCTCATCCACCAAGGCAGCAGCcaccacagcagcagcagcaacatccacagcaacatcaacagcagcagcagcaacaacagcagcagcagcagcaaccacaacaacaTCATCATGGAAGGCATAACAATATAAACCATGGCAACTATGGCAACGCAAACTTTAATATGAATG AAAACATGGCTTACAACGCCTGGGGCAACATGAACTTCAATAATCCAGCAAACAATCAGCAAGTTGAGATTAAGGATAATAAGTTCTTCATTGTGGACTCGTCCGAGTTCCTTGGGCTTCCAATGAGTGTGCCGCcggcgcagcagcaacagcaacaagtcgTGAACAAAccccagcaacaacagcaacctcaacagcagcaacaagaaCAAGCCCTCGGTGGTGACCTGATGAGCTTCCAGCACATGTGGCCTGCGGCTGGCTTCAGCCAGTCTccccagcaacagcagcagcagcagccgcaacagcagcaacaggcatcgcagcaacaacaacagcagcagcagcagcaaccgcaaCAGGGTCAAGCAAATCCTAGCGATCCTCACAACTATAACAATATCGGAAGCATACTCACGAATCTCATTGACACAAATCCTGCGCCAATGGAGTACAACTTTGATCTgatgcagcaacagcagcagccggccccccagcagcagcagcagcaacaacagcagcaggcggtgcagcagcaacatcacaaCGCAGGCGGTTATGCGAATAGCCTGATGCGCAGTGGTGGCGGCGTCTACGGAGGCGGCTATGATCAGCATCTAAGCGAGCAGCTGGTCAGCGAACAGCAGAAACAGAATAGCTTCCAGGCCTACCATGCGCACAGCCTGCAggcccagcaacagcaacctATGCACCCGCACCCGCATCCTCATCTCCTTCCTCCGCCAACGCCGCACGGCAGCGTCTACGATCGGACAGGGGTTGGTGTTGGGGTAGGCGTGGGCGTGGGAGTGGGCTACTCCATGCTGGGGGATGAGTCCAAGGGCGTGCTGCCACCAATGATGGGCATGATGCAGCAAATGCCGACGCACGGCCAGCAACCAGACTTGATCTACTACCCAGTGAAGAACGATTGA
- the LOC6495069 gene encoding uncharacterized protein LOC6495069 isoform X1 has product MRVKRINKIQPNAETNNKMDNKTTQLDFKLLVDQSLNLLDSLNTALRCDAIQFLLQTLKCKYPDACDQVVRNLFSHITNSNGDGARLGGGMEQQELARTKQLQLLLTAKKEKKEEGEAEIKREKTEDEAGSTDLNQNFEKILCKEEFLCLEEEEEDFLNDVDTQNSSSLQFHTDGNNVDGMSMGPGDPLDLIPTGGSSLLVKRKYTATFEDEEQLGAEEEASNTSSSSIDGKLVKRKRTNNMHLTIASVRRKEERSTLGDGYVFHEDSQYTMHYHHSTGEFSERAFKAQFRALLRLALSQHHKPFLRQFYENFVVTGRLLGTTPSARVLKELREQRLEEWRRQRERRQLISLMKQSELEQQRLEEITLHQQEEQEQQQEEIQRLEQQKQQEDIQQDHQLPAISFGDSELESETESQLSSAAQEIMKFEEFIDEGVGAGRLIDGLEMEPEIDDMLGGAGSALGSVNSASGHSSNSSSSGSGSGNGVGGGVVLENNSHHSNHLSASSSANLVINGLTSSNSIRINNNNGNAHCPQLSSVAQSPDPTAVSMKPSHHLPMTMPLESRDRKEGQVMPGSISGLSNEMHLHQQPNRYNSSNNPLSMMGGMMQQQHVTMQHQQHQPHPQQPMMQGPFAQHGNSMMGNRQMPALAALSNLGDSVAVGGQLNSSLELDDNDMSPDEDDDELDHDLDELDAAKQQLIDGGSSSSTSLQAPPSQLGSVGSGGHTPGSKKDKPSYNCLLCPKSYRKRKSLLDHYKMHPGYCHDCGQPNGNTLEEIIHHNRTMHVKEFPFVCETCGESYSRKQQFHAHVESHNKKEIKTFPCGECGQKFPQKKLQQHFEETGHKADGAICEVCGEEFQSKNALYQHIIRVHKRDNFFECHICHNRFTLKANLERHVQLHTEIKRPYVCDLCGSSYFTYPALKEHYSNAHVDVSECKCTLCGKRFGSAKSLQRHLPSHSEERPHCCNYCDQTFKWKTHLVRHKQTMHGNEPAPPKKGKQRFPKANEEEMASLQDMPGPPPVKASKKSVANKTKAQAAAVAAATSLQQQQQLKGAAATPTPPPPVSTTPGCLQQDQFNAAMVSSNSSQSSTASTSQHSVSTSESQQNSMYSQSFNAEKLQAGPQQQQQPNPLHQQHPTPPPPQQQQQQQQQQQPRVGAGELHLQRMNSFTQEGQFHFEAGPAGGYQQHQLLSQYQQQPPQQQQQQQHHLAQQQHMRSHTPQSPHPPRQQPPQQQQQHPQQHQQQQQQQQQQQQQPQQHHHGRHNNINHGNYGNANFNMNENMAYNAWGNMNFNNPANNQQVEIKDNKFFIVDSSEFLGLPMSVPPAQQQQQQVVNKPQQQQQPQQQQQEQALGGDLMSFQHMWPAAGFSQSPQQQQQQQPQQQQQASQQQQQQQQQQPQQGQANPSDPHNYNNIGSILTNLIDTNPAPMEYNFDLMQQQQQPAPQQQQQQQQQQAVQQQHHNAGGYANSLMRSGGGVYGGGYDQHLSEQLVSEQQKQNSFQAYHAHSLQAQQQQPMHPHPHPHLLPPPTPHGSVYDRTGVGVGVGVGVGVGYSMLGDESKGVLPPMMGMMQQMPTHGQQPDLIYYPVKND; this is encoded by the exons GTGGATCAGTCACTAAATCTACTGGACAGCCTCAACACGGCATTGCGGTGCGATGCTATTCAGTTCTTGCTGCAGACGCTTAAGTGCAAGTACCCGGATGCCTGCGACCAAGTCGTCAGGAATCTGTTCAGCCACATAACCAACAGCAATGGCGATGGAGCCAGATTGGGTGGTGGGATGGAACAGCAGGAGCTGGCGAGGACCAAGCAACTCCAGCTCTTGCTGACCGCCAAAAAGGAGAAGAAGGAGGAGGGCGAGGCGGAAATAAAGCGCGAGAAGACCGAGGATGAGGCTGGATCGACTGATCTGAACCAGAACTTTGAAAAGATTCTCTGCAAGGAGGAGTTCCTGTGcctcgaggaggaggaggaggacttCCTCAATGATGTAGATACCCAGAACTCGTCTTCCCTGCAGTTCCATACCGATGGCAACAATGTCGATGGCATGTCCATGGGTCCCGGTGATCCACTGGACCTGATCCCGACCGGCGGCTCGTCGCTGCTGGTTAAGCGAAAGTATACGGCCACCTTTGAGGATGAGGAGCAATTGGGCGCGGAGGAGGAGGcgagcaacaccagcagcagcagcatcgatGGAAAGCTCGTGAAACGGAAGCGCACCAACAACATGCACCTCACCATCGCCAGTGTGCGGCGGAAAGAGGAGCGCTCCACGCTGGGCGATGGGTATGTCTTCCACGAGGACAGCCAGTACACCATGCACTACCATCACAGCACTGGCGAGTTTAGCGAGCGGGCCTTCAAGGCCCAGTTCCGGGCTCTGCTCCGGCTGGCGCTCAGCCAGCACCATAAGCCCTTCCTCAGGCAGTTCTACGAGAATTTTGTGGTTACCGGTCGGCTGCTGGGCACCACGCCGTCGGCCAGGGTGCTGAAGGAGTTGCGGGAGCAGCGGCTGGAGGAGTGGCGTCGGCAAAGGGAGAGACGCCAGCTGATCAGCCTGATGAAGCAGAGCGAGCTGGAGCAGCAGAGGCTGGAGGAAATAACGCTGCATcagcaggaggagcaggagcagcagcaggaagAGATTCagcggctggagcagcagaagcagcaggagGATATTCAGCAGGACCATCAGCTGCCGGCCATCTCCTTTGGCGACTCAGAGCTGGAATCGGAGACGGAGTCCCAGCTCTCGTCCGCCGCCCAAGAGATTATGAAGTTTGAGGAGTTCATTGACGAGGGCGTAGGCGCAGGACGTCTGATCGATGGTCTGGAGATGGAGCCCGAAATAGATGACATGCTGGGTGGCGCTGGCAGTGCCCTGGGCAGTGTGAACAGTGCTAGCGGCCATAGCAGCAATAGTAGCAGCAGCGGGAGTGGGAGCGGCAACGGAGTCGGCGGCGGGGTGGTCCTGGAGAACAATAGTCATCATTCGAATCACCT AAGCGCCAGCAGCAGCGCGAACCTTGTGATCAACGGCCTTACGTCAAGCAATAGCATCAGAATCAACAACAATAATGGCAATGCCCATTGTCCGCAACTGTCGTCGGTGGCGCAGTCGCCGGATCCAACAGCGGTGTCCATGAAGCCGTCGCACCACTTGCCAATGACCATGCCCCTGGAGAGCAGGGATCGAAAGGAAGGCCAGGTGATGCCGGGCAGCATTTCCGGCCTCTCCAATGAGATGCATCTGCACCAGCAGCCGAATCGCTACAACTCGAGCAATAATCCGCTCTCCATGATGGGTGGAAtgatgcagcagcagcacgtGACCAtgcagcaccagcaacatcagccacATCCCCAACAACCGATGATGCAGGGTCCGTTTGCTCAGCATGGTAACTCCATGATGGGCAACCGGCAAATGCCGGCACTGGCCGCCTTATCGAATCTGGGGGACAGTGTCGCTGTCGGTGGGCAGTTGAACTCCTCCCTGGAGTTGGACGACAATGACATGTCGCCGGACGAGGACGACGATGAACTCGACCACGACCTGGATGAACTGGACGCGGCCAAGCAGCAACTGATCGATGGCGGCAGCAGTAGTAGTACCTCATTGCAGGCGCCGCCCTCCCAGCTCGGCAGTGTGGGCAGTGGCGGCCATACGCCCGGGAGTAAAAAGGACAAGCCCAGCTACAATTGCCTGTTGTGCCCGAAGTCTTACCGGAAGCGCAAATCGTTGCTCGACCACTACAAGATGCATCCTGGCTACTGCCACGATTGCGGTCAACCCAATGGGAACACTCTGGAG GAAATCATCCATCACAACAGGACGATGCACGTGAAGGAGTTTCCGTTCGTGTGCGAGACCTGCGGGGAGTCGTACTCTCGCAAACAGCAGTTCCACGCCCATGTCGAGTCGCACAACAAGAAGGAAATCAAAA caTTTCCGTGCGGCGAGTGCGGGCAAAAGTTCCCACAGAAGaagctgcaacagcacttcGAAGAGACGGGCCATAAGGCCGACGGGGCCATTTGTGAGGTGTGCGGCGAGGAGTTTCAATCAAAGAACGCCCTCTACCAGCACATTATCCGTGTACATAAGCGGGACAATTTCTTCGAGTGCCACATTTGCCATAACCGTTTCACTCTAAAGGCCAATCTGGAGCGGCACGTCCAGCTGCATACCGAGATCAAGCGACCCTATGTGTGCGACCTGTGCGGCTCATCCTACTTTACATACCCTGCGCTCAAGGAGCACTACAGCAACGCCCATGTCGACGTCTCCGAATGCAAATGTACGCTGTGCGGCAAGCGCTTCGGCTCGGCCAAGTCGCTCCAGAGACACCTCCCATCACATTCGGAGGAGCGCCCGCACTGTTGCAACTACTGCGATCAA ACCTTCAAGTGGAAGACCCACCTGGTGCGACACAAACAGACGATGCATGGAAACGAGCCGGCGCCGCCTAAAAAGGGAAAGCAGCGCTTCCCGAAGGCTAATGAAGAAG AAATGGCTTCCCTACAAGACATGCCCGGTCCGCCGCCCGTGAAGGCCAGCAAAAAGTCGGTGGCCAATAAGACCAAGGCGCAAGCAGCAGCGGTCGCCGCCGCCACTTccctgcagcagcagcagcaactgaaAGGCGCAGCAGCCACGCCAACACCGCCGCCGCCTGTCTCCACGACTCCGGGATGCCTGCAACAGGATCAGTTTAATGCCGCCATGGTTAGCAGCAACAGTTCGCAGTCCTCCACGGCGTCCACGTCACAGCACTCAGTGTCAACGAGTGAATCTCAGCAGAATTCCATGTACAGTCAGAGCTTTAATGCGGAGAAGCTGCAGGCTGGgccacagcaacaacagcaacccAATCCGCTGCACCAGCAACATCCGACGCCGCCGCCaccccaacaacaacaacaacaacagcagcagcaacaaccgaGGGTTGGCGCCGGGGAATTGCATTTGCAACGGATGAATAGCTTTACTCAGGAAGGGCAGTTCCACTTCGAGGCTGGCCCTGCTGGTGGCTATCAGCAACATCAGCTATTGAGCCAGTATCAGCAACAACCGcctcagcaacagcagcagcagcaacatcacctGGCTCAACAGCAACACATGAGGAGTCACACTCCCCAGAGCCCTCATCCACCAAGGCAGCAGCcaccacagcagcagcagcaacatccacagcaacatcaacagcagcagcagcaacaacagcagcagcagcagcaaccacaacaacaTCATCATGGAAGGCATAACAATATAAACCATGGCAACTATGGCAACGCAAACTTTAATATGAATG AAAACATGGCTTACAACGCCTGGGGCAACATGAACTTCAATAATCCAGCAAACAATCAGCAAGTTGAGATTAAGGATAATAAGTTCTTCATTGTGGACTCGTCCGAGTTCCTTGGGCTTCCAATGAGTGTGCCGCcggcgcagcagcaacagcaacaagtcgTGAACAAAccccagcaacaacagcaacctcaacagcagcaacaagaaCAAGCCCTCGGTGGTGACCTGATGAGCTTCCAGCACATGTGGCCTGCGGCTGGCTTCAGCCAGTCTccccagcaacagcagcagcagcagccgcaacagcagcaacaggcatcgcagcaacaacaacagcagcagcagcagcaaccgcaaCAGGGTCAAGCAAATCCTAGCGATCCTCACAACTATAACAATATCGGAAGCATACTCACGAATCTCATTGACACAAATCCTGCGCCAATGGAGTACAACTTTGATCTgatgcagcaacagcagcagccggccccccagcagcagcagcagcaacaacagcagcaggcggtgcagcagcaacatcacaaCGCAGGCGGTTATGCGAATAGCCTGATGCGCAGTGGTGGCGGCGTCTACGGAGGCGGCTATGATCAGCATCTAAGCGAGCAGCTGGTCAGCGAACAGCAGAAACAGAATAGCTTCCAGGCCTACCATGCGCACAGCCTGCAggcccagcaacagcaacctATGCACCCGCACCCGCATCCTCATCTCCTTCCTCCGCCAACGCCGCACGGCAGCGTCTACGATCGGACAGGGGTTGGTGTTGGGGTAGGCGTGGGCGTGGGAGTGGGCTACTCCATGCTGGGGGATGAGTCCAAGGGCGTGCTGCCACCAATGATGGGCATGATGCAGCAAATGCCGACGCACGGCCAGCAACCAGACTTGATCTACTACCCAGTGAAGAACGATTGA